Within Desulfolithobacter dissulfuricans, the genomic segment CCACAAAAAGAGTGTTGCCTCTCTTCATGATTCCATCGAAACACTCATTGAATATACCCAGGTCCATTTTGCAGATGAAGAGGCAGCCATGGAAAAAGCCGGTTACCCTTTATTAGGCGCACATAAACAGGAACATGCCCAGTTGGAACAGGAGGTTCTCATGTTTTATGACCGGGTAAAAAATGGGGAGGAGGTTGTCACCGAGTTCTATCAATTTTTAAGGGAATGGTTGCTCAACCACATCGTTGAGTCCGATATGAAGTATGCTGAATATCTTGCCCACTAATAAATGTTGGTATAAACAGTCAGAAAGAAGGTGGATCAAGAAAGCGGGATGATAGTGGGGCGACAGGCATATGCATGCCGTGTGCCATGAAATGGGTGTAATGAAATATCATGATGCACGGTTCTACCGGTTTCCGGGACAGAAATGAACCGGGCCTGTCGGCGCCCGATGCATGGAATTGATTGACATGGCAGTATGATTTCTGTTTTCATGTCTGGCTGTCATGCAAAACCGTTCCTTATCTTTAATCAAACCATTTTCAGAGTGATAATCCATGGGCGCAACCCCGTCTAAAAATTTCTTTGAACGTTTTCTCCACTCGCAGAGTGCAAGTTCTGTTGTCCTCATTTTTGCTACCCTGACCGCGGTCATCTGGGCCAATTCTCCCTGGGCCGATATCTACCAGAAGTTGAGCCATCTCGATATCGGCACCTATTTCAACGGCAAACAGTACCATCTTTCCCTGGATCACTGGGTCAAGGACGGGCTGATGGCCATCTTCTTCTTTGTAGTCGGTCTGGAAATCAAGCGGGAGATTCTGACCGGCGAACTTTCCTGCCTGAAAAAAGCCATGCTGCCGGTGATGGCAGCCTTTGGCGGCGCCGTGGTTCCGGCCCTGGTCTATTTTGCCTTTAATCCCGGCGGACCCGAGGCCAGCGGCTGGGGTGTGCCCATGGCCACCGATATCGCCTTTGCCCTGGGGCTGCTGGCCCTGTTTGGCAGACGGGTACCCATTACCCTGAAGGTCTTCCTCACAGCCTTGGCCATTGTCGACGATCTGATGGCGGTCCTGGTCATTGCCCTGTTTTACACCGAGCAGATCAACTTCCTGCCGCTGGTCATCGCCCTTTTTCTGCTGGCCATCCTGGCCCCCATTGTCCGAAACCGGATTCGCCGACCGGTCTGCACTTTCCTGATCATCGTCGGGGTCTGGCTCTGTGTCTTTCTCTCGGGAATCCATGCCACCATTGCCGGCGTTATCCTGGCCATGGTGGTGCCGGTGAAGGCGACCATCGAGCCGAAAAAGTTTTTCCAGACCCTGAAAAAGTACAACGGCCTGCTCAAAGAGAGCAAGATGACCAGGCACTCCATGATCACGGACCGGGAACAGCGTAAGGCCATTGAGCAGATCTATCTGGCTGCCGAGGGGATGATCCCGGTCGGGATCCGCCTGGAGGAAATGCTCCATCCCATCCAGGCCTTTCTCATTCTGCCGATCTTTGCCCTGTTTGCCGCCGGGGTCACCGTTGATGCCGGTATGCTGGCCGCCTTTCCCAGCAGCGTCAGCCTGGGGATCATGACCGGGCTGATTCTCGGTAAGCCGCTCGGCATCATGGGTTTCAGCTTCCTGGTCGTCAAGATGAACATGAGCTCTCTTCCTTCGCGGGTGACCTGGGGGCAGCTCTGGGGCGTTTCCCTGCTTGGCGGTATCGGTTTTACCATGGCCATTTTCATCAGCGAGCTTGCCTTTGCCGATGCGGCCATGGTCGCCGATGCAAAAATCGCCATCTTCCTGGCCTCGATTCTGGCCGCCATTCTTGGTTTTCTTGTCCTGAGCAGGACGCTGCCCAAAAAATAACCCCGCAAGGAACGTAAACCAGCATGACTGGACCAGGTAAGCGACCGAAGGGAGACTCCGGGTAAGCGACCGAAGGGAGACTCCGGGTTCCGGCACTGTCCACCCACAACAGACCATGAAAATCATCCTGTAATTACAAAATGTTGTGGTGACCTTCGGGCAAAGAGTCAACCGGCGAGCTCTTCTATTTTTTTCCATGCCAGCCTGATCTGGTCCCCGATTT encodes:
- a CDS encoding bacteriohemerythrin, which translates into the protein MALIKWRDSYSVGVEQFDRQHVKLVELINEIFMMVLHKKSVASLHDSIETLIEYTQVHFADEEAAMEKAGYPLLGAHKQEHAQLEQEVLMFYDRVKNGEEVVTEFYQFLREWLLNHIVESDMKYAEYLAH
- the nhaA gene encoding Na+/H+ antiporter NhaA; this encodes MGATPSKNFFERFLHSQSASSVVLIFATLTAVIWANSPWADIYQKLSHLDIGTYFNGKQYHLSLDHWVKDGLMAIFFFVVGLEIKREILTGELSCLKKAMLPVMAAFGGAVVPALVYFAFNPGGPEASGWGVPMATDIAFALGLLALFGRRVPITLKVFLTALAIVDDLMAVLVIALFYTEQINFLPLVIALFLLAILAPIVRNRIRRPVCTFLIIVGVWLCVFLSGIHATIAGVILAMVVPVKATIEPKKFFQTLKKYNGLLKESKMTRHSMITDREQRKAIEQIYLAAEGMIPVGIRLEEMLHPIQAFLILPIFALFAAGVTVDAGMLAAFPSSVSLGIMTGLILGKPLGIMGFSFLVVKMNMSSLPSRVTWGQLWGVSLLGGIGFTMAIFISELAFADAAMVADAKIAIFLASILAAILGFLVLSRTLPKK